A stretch of Paludisphaera borealis DNA encodes these proteins:
- a CDS encoding tetratricopeptide repeat protein produces the protein MGCIRCAGAALAGLLVVAFSGCNYTPPGRTVATKGIFRPGVIPTSKGKGGSAVVGKRDEVERAAILESSIKLIQGAALKPGGDNFRLATQKLNQYFEGTPGSQYQLDPEVLAFLTEILPPDMIQELQLPNWSERRDARHLEDCMMYHNIANRIGATGDDLSRVRRVFEWIVEQVQLVPAGSLGSQQAPQVYARPYDLLLRGMGTESDGFWAERAWTFMVLCRQLGIDVGLLTYTKGNVVEPLIPKSASGSGEGLDLLGNPKTEKPPVVWVCAALIDGQAYLFDARVGLPIPGPGGEGVATLEQALADSSILEQMDLPGESPYATSRASLLASPTKLGVLLDSSQGYFTPKMKLLQGELAGKNRTILYRDAAEARKHFMEVMGDRLGRVDLWTLPAEVENRLFTDPKFVQSTVQTLFFLRSELPLLYARIKHLRGELPEAISEYVSFRFSDSTTLVNDKKQLVPLPVQEGLDVYASYYLALAHLERNNLDQAELMFRKLLEMLPEPGSTVPFYCMFRWGAHTNLARIYEAQGDARRAIAHYSVPVPTMQHHGNLLKARALVWNDPMADVPDPLPPAPKVFARVAVPAKAEAAKTEPPIKPEAPAPTPAKLEAEPKK, from the coding sequence ATGGGGTGCATTCGTTGCGCAGGCGCCGCCCTGGCCGGCCTGCTCGTGGTCGCGTTTTCTGGTTGCAACTACACACCTCCCGGCCGCACCGTCGCGACGAAGGGGATATTCCGCCCCGGCGTGATCCCCACGTCGAAGGGCAAGGGGGGCTCGGCGGTCGTCGGGAAGCGCGACGAGGTTGAGCGCGCGGCGATCCTCGAAAGCTCGATCAAGCTGATCCAGGGTGCCGCGCTCAAGCCGGGCGGCGACAACTTCCGGCTGGCCACGCAAAAGCTGAATCAATACTTCGAGGGGACGCCGGGATCGCAATACCAGCTCGACCCCGAGGTGCTGGCTTTTCTGACTGAGATCCTGCCGCCGGACATGATCCAGGAGTTGCAGCTTCCGAACTGGTCGGAGCGGCGCGACGCCCGCCACCTCGAAGACTGCATGATGTACCACAACATCGCCAACCGGATCGGCGCGACGGGCGACGATCTGTCGCGGGTCCGCCGCGTCTTCGAGTGGATTGTCGAGCAGGTGCAGCTCGTGCCCGCCGGGAGCCTGGGTTCGCAGCAGGCTCCCCAAGTCTACGCCCGGCCCTACGACCTTCTCTTGCGGGGGATGGGGACCGAGTCGGATGGATTCTGGGCCGAGCGCGCCTGGACGTTCATGGTGCTCTGTCGCCAGCTCGGCATCGACGTCGGGCTCCTGACGTACACCAAAGGCAACGTCGTCGAGCCGTTGATTCCCAAGTCGGCCAGCGGATCGGGCGAGGGCCTCGATTTGCTCGGAAATCCCAAGACCGAGAAACCGCCGGTGGTCTGGGTGTGCGCCGCGTTGATCGACGGCCAGGCGTATCTGTTCGATGCTCGCGTGGGCCTGCCGATCCCTGGTCCGGGGGGCGAAGGCGTCGCCACGCTCGAACAGGCGCTGGCCGACTCGTCGATCCTCGAACAGATGGACCTGCCCGGCGAATCGCCCTACGCGACCAGCCGGGCCTCGCTGCTCGCCAGCCCGACGAAGCTCGGCGTCTTGCTCGATTCCAGCCAGGGCTACTTCACGCCCAAGATGAAGCTCCTCCAGGGAGAGCTGGCCGGTAAGAATCGGACGATCCTCTACCGCGACGCCGCCGAGGCGCGCAAGCACTTCATGGAGGTCATGGGCGACCGGCTCGGGAGGGTCGACCTCTGGACCCTGCCGGCCGAAGTTGAGAACCGGCTGTTCACGGACCCCAAATTCGTCCAGTCGACGGTGCAGACGCTGTTCTTCCTCCGCAGCGAACTGCCGCTGCTGTACGCCCGGATCAAGCACCTACGCGGCGAGCTGCCGGAAGCCATCTCCGAGTACGTCTCGTTCCGGTTCTCCGACAGCACGACCCTGGTGAACGACAAGAAACAGCTCGTCCCGTTGCCGGTCCAGGAAGGTCTCGACGTCTACGCCAGCTACTACCTGGCCCTCGCCCATCTGGAGCGCAACAACCTCGATCAGGCCGAGTTGATGTTCCGCAAACTGCTCGAAATGCTCCCCGAACCGGGCTCGACCGTCCCGTTCTACTGCATGTTCCGATGGGGGGCGCATACGAATCTCGCCCGGATCTACGAAGCCCAGGGAGACGCCCGCCGAGCGATCGCGCATTACTCGGTTCCTGTGCCGACGATGCAGCATCACGGCAACTTGCTGAAAGCCCGCGCCCTCGTCTGGAACGACCCAATGGCGGACGTCCCCGACCCGCTTCCTCCGGCTCCCAAGGTGTTCGCGAGGGTCGCGGTCCCGGCCAAGGCGGAGGCGGCCAAGACGGAGCCCCCGATCAAGCCGGAAGCTCCCGCGCCGACCCCAGCCAAGTTGGAAGCCGAGCCGAAGAAGTGA
- a CDS encoding glycosyltransferase family 4 protein, translated as MRVLMVTSFPIPGEYDGTAMLPIKILRALKPRGVDVVVAHLRLRPPGDFSTKQEDFEGTPVFSLPMSAWLSGQGLEKIAKDFPFDVVHAQSYGGATRAYFACSRNKWPMVYEIHSLLGDEVERDRLGRGILFRSYKALERRAVNRAAWIIALGEPVKQVVVDEKGVPADRVSVIYPGIDLGEYERPGEPAAIPGIGPEHKVVMYIGSIVHPNQGVPILVDALPKIFNARPDARCVLVGGPAEAGEEYRRQLGVHGDRLIVLTGQTPEQVVALSRRADVLVHPRLACRENFSVQSKIAVYLAAGRPIVATDFGDYRKLLGESGAGILTEVAPEPLADGILRVLNDPDLAASLAAATGPVAREHFAMDRNVDRYLEVYRRAMELGPR; from the coding sequence ATGCGCGTATTGATGGTGACCTCGTTTCCGATCCCCGGTGAATACGACGGCACGGCGATGCTGCCGATCAAGATCCTCCGCGCACTGAAACCGCGCGGGGTGGATGTGGTCGTGGCGCATCTCCGACTCCGGCCGCCGGGCGATTTCTCCACCAAGCAAGAGGATTTCGAAGGGACGCCGGTGTTCAGCCTGCCGATGTCCGCCTGGCTCTCGGGTCAGGGGCTGGAGAAAATCGCCAAGGATTTCCCCTTCGACGTGGTGCACGCGCAGTCTTACGGCGGCGCGACCCGAGCCTACTTCGCTTGCAGCCGGAACAAATGGCCGATGGTCTACGAGATCCACTCGCTGCTGGGCGACGAGGTCGAGCGCGACCGGCTGGGCCGGGGGATCTTGTTCCGCTCGTACAAGGCCCTCGAACGCCGGGCCGTCAACCGCGCCGCCTGGATCATCGCCCTGGGGGAACCGGTCAAGCAAGTCGTGGTCGACGAGAAGGGGGTCCCCGCCGACCGCGTCAGCGTCATTTATCCCGGCATCGATCTGGGTGAATATGAACGGCCGGGCGAACCGGCGGCGATTCCGGGGATCGGTCCCGAGCACAAGGTGGTCATGTACATCGGCAGCATCGTGCACCCCAACCAGGGCGTGCCGATCCTGGTCGACGCCTTGCCCAAGATCTTCAACGCCCGTCCCGACGCCCGTTGCGTGCTCGTCGGCGGCCCCGCCGAAGCCGGCGAAGAATATCGTCGACAGCTCGGCGTGCACGGCGACCGCCTGATCGTATTGACCGGCCAGACCCCGGAGCAGGTCGTCGCGCTCAGCCGGCGGGCCGACGTGCTCGTTCATCCTCGCCTCGCCTGCCGCGAGAATTTTTCGGTGCAGAGCAAGATCGCCGTCTACCTCGCCGCCGGCCGGCCGATCGTGGCGACCGATTTCGGTGACTACCGGAAGCTGCTCGGCGAATCGGGCGCCGGCATCCTCACCGAGGTTGCGCCCGAGCCGCTGGCCGATGGAATTCTCCGGGTTTTGAACGATCCCGACCTCGCCGCCAGCCTGGCCGCCGCGACCGGCCCCGTGGCCCGCGAGCACTTCGCGATGGACCGCAACGTCGACCGCTACCTCGAAGTCTACCGCCGCGCCATGGAACTCGGCCCCCGATGA